A single genomic interval of Acidisarcina sp. harbors:
- a CDS encoding CehA/McbA family metallohydrolase: MNASRRHILIPLSLLLLFCASFFCTSVAQAQAATSKPDLVLKGDVVGKQNNTYVVVPFKVPSGTHRVTLHFSYTGREEHAVLDLGMRDTVGLRCWSGGNKSVLTVSLADATPSCLAGPITAGTWSVLIGVPNIRPQSTAHFTAELYFTRTGLVADEPAMLRAPIRSGPAWYRGDLHMHTAHSDGSCASQSGASVPCPVFLTVEAAARRGLDFIALTDHNTTTHYEAMRELAPYFDKLLLIPGREITTFHGHANIFGTEDFLDFRLGSPAVPDMNTLLRRSQALGAVFSINHPGAPTGERCMGCGWNPSPPADMRLVSAVEAVNSGSEQGPYSGIPFWEKQLDSGFRLTAIGGSDNHNAPKPLDQVGSIGSPTTVVYAGDLSTPAILAAIRAGHVFIDLTASRDKLLEVRAGSGDSVASMGDELAAKSGAQVHFEIHTVHAEGGELTLLQDGSPLKDAQWKLSAADTTSSFDWTSDDKRHWIRADVHGPDGKLWLLGNPIYVNWEAATKSGEAQ, encoded by the coding sequence ATGAATGCTTCCCGTCGGCATATCTTGATACCGCTCTCTCTTCTGCTGCTTTTCTGCGCATCGTTTTTCTGTACTTCGGTTGCGCAGGCACAAGCCGCAACTTCCAAGCCAGACCTGGTGCTCAAGGGCGATGTAGTAGGCAAACAGAACAATACCTATGTTGTCGTTCCCTTTAAGGTTCCTTCTGGGACGCACCGCGTCACCCTCCACTTCTCCTATACGGGACGCGAAGAGCATGCGGTACTCGATCTGGGCATGCGGGATACGGTGGGCCTGCGCTGCTGGAGCGGTGGCAACAAGTCCGTGCTTACCGTCAGCCTCGCGGATGCCACGCCTTCCTGTCTCGCGGGGCCCATCACAGCGGGCACATGGTCCGTGTTGATTGGGGTTCCTAATATTCGTCCCCAGTCTACGGCACACTTTACCGCGGAGCTGTATTTCACCCGTACTGGTCTGGTAGCCGACGAACCGGCAATGCTGCGTGCGCCCATCCGCAGCGGGCCGGCATGGTATCGAGGCGACCTGCACATGCACACCGCGCACAGTGATGGCTCCTGCGCTAGCCAGAGCGGGGCGTCCGTGCCCTGCCCCGTATTTCTTACAGTGGAAGCAGCGGCGCGGCGCGGCCTTGACTTCATCGCGCTCACCGACCACAACACCACGACGCATTACGAAGCGATGCGCGAACTCGCGCCGTATTTTGACAAGCTACTGCTCATTCCCGGCCGCGAAATCACGACCTTTCACGGCCATGCCAACATCTTCGGGACTGAGGATTTCCTTGATTTTCGCCTTGGTTCACCTGCCGTGCCGGATATGAATACTCTGCTTCGCCGTTCGCAGGCTCTGGGTGCAGTCTTCTCAATCAATCACCCAGGAGCGCCTACCGGCGAACGCTGCATGGGGTGCGGCTGGAATCCATCGCCTCCCGCAGATATGCGCCTCGTCTCCGCGGTAGAAGCGGTCAACAGCGGCTCGGAGCAAGGCCCCTACTCCGGCATACCCTTCTGGGAGAAGCAGCTTGATTCCGGCTTCCGCCTCACCGCTATCGGTGGCAGCGACAACCACAATGCGCCGAAGCCTCTGGATCAGGTCGGCTCCATCGGCAGCCCAACCACTGTTGTTTATGCCGGAGATCTCAGTACTCCCGCCATTCTTGCCGCCATTCGCGCAGGTCACGTCTTCATCGATCTCACCGCATCGCGCGACAAGTTGCTGGAGGTCCGTGCCGGGAGCGGCGACTCAGTTGCTTCCATGGGAGACGAACTTGCGGCGAAGTCAGGTGCACAGGTTCACTTCGAGATCCACACGGTCCACGCTGAGGGAGGCGAACTGACCTTGCTCCAGGATGGATCTCCGCTCAAGGATGCGCAGTGGAAGCTCAGTGCAGCAGATACGACAAGCAGCTTTGACTGGACCAGTGACGACAAGCGCCATTGGATTCGCGCGGATGTTCATGGGCCCGATGGCAAGCTGTGGCTGCTCGGCAATCCCATCTATGTGAACTGGGAAGCAGCAACGAAATCAGGTGAGGCGCAATGA
- a CDS encoding TonB-dependent receptor — protein sequence MMQLSKFLRISLAVFLLFAAGMRSNAQINTASLTGLVTDASGAVVAKVPVTVQGQATGFTRTTETDNAGYYTFSNLPIGQYSISVSKDGFATVSQQVLLQTAEKARRDFALQVSGSQQTVTVTSAGSDLSPGDASLGTVISSETIEQTPLYLRNWDDLLRIVPGVQISRYTQQSGATSAGRTGDFNVHGVHSLQNNFLLDGIDNNTISENVQELSTEAAHPSVDVIQEFNIITNPYSAEYGRAPGAAVSVSTKGGTNQIHGLAYEYLRNRYFDANDFFSNRNHLKKPENNQNQFGGNFGGPFLHDRLFGFFNYEGTRIKQGVSRIATVPLPNERIGDFSTAAAAVAGVGAYPIIYDPTTGLPFANNQIPSSRIDPAIAGLMALFPLPNVAGTKNNNYVRNALAVDNTNSYDGRVDWTASAADNVFFRYSYSNRYRFIPGYLGGIADGTSTSAWGRQHLKSHSAVIGWTHVFSPKVVNDFHLGFVRNYSAAQQDPFGKNAANQYVPGIPNNPATAGGVPLTSFTNFAFIGSPDFLPKSQVPQQYEWVDSVSLSLGAHALRIGGTLFAPMRNTFQDEPGTRGDLGFTGIFTCQRGGANNQCQGKTNVTSGLSYADGLLGYVQSAQLTNVHFVDQRLWMASAYVQDDWKVTPKLTLNLGLRYDFATPALEGRNQMANFDPTANAGAGGLVFAKSGSMEKRALVEVNKTDFAPRIGIAYAATPTTVIRGGYGIYYSAFERFGSENQLALNPPFLINKSPSVASNATAPVFFAKNGFPSNFLDPSTINLNQLPTYHLRTMNPHDPTPNVQQWSFGLQHQFATNWTGELNYVGTKSTHLDVIHDLNQPAITNRTSSGVTPFPNFGYIEYTNSIGFGNYNGLEATLTRRYSNGLSLHAAYTYSRSLDNTPQELESNSGAPPDGSNFSSWYGPSDFDIPHRVAVSYLYELPFGKGKKMLTSGPLSYVVGGWRTSGVYTFYSGHPFTVNSGGTLASALDKNGQATATPMLIGTPHMVKNPNCWFFASQNKQCTTLAPGLTDAYALPAVGTFGNSGRNTLRGPHINVFDASLLKEFPIGERTNVEFRWEVFNVTNTPEFGQPNNNLSSGAVGQITTLSGDPRVMQFALRLSF from the coding sequence ATGATGCAATTATCCAAATTTCTGCGTATATCTTTGGCTGTGTTCCTGCTCTTTGCAGCGGGAATGCGCTCCAATGCGCAAATCAATACCGCCAGTCTGACCGGATTGGTAACGGACGCGAGCGGAGCAGTTGTTGCAAAGGTTCCCGTGACCGTTCAGGGACAGGCGACCGGGTTTACTCGCACCACTGAGACAGATAACGCTGGTTACTATACCTTCTCCAATCTCCCCATTGGACAGTACAGCATCAGTGTCAGCAAGGATGGCTTCGCCACTGTCTCCCAGCAGGTGCTGTTGCAGACTGCCGAGAAGGCCCGTCGCGACTTTGCTCTGCAGGTTAGTGGTTCGCAGCAGACTGTAACCGTCACCTCGGCTGGCAGCGATCTCTCCCCGGGCGATGCGTCGCTGGGCACCGTCATCAGCAGCGAGACCATCGAGCAGACGCCTCTCTACCTGCGCAATTGGGATGATCTTCTGCGAATCGTCCCCGGCGTCCAGATCTCTCGCTACACGCAGCAGAGCGGCGCTACCAGCGCAGGCCGCACGGGCGACTTCAACGTGCACGGCGTACACTCGCTGCAGAACAACTTCCTCCTCGACGGCATCGACAACAACACCATCTCTGAAAACGTGCAGGAGCTCTCGACGGAAGCGGCTCACCCCTCGGTGGACGTAATTCAGGAATTCAACATTATTACTAATCCCTATTCCGCGGAGTATGGACGGGCCCCCGGCGCTGCGGTTTCCGTTAGCACCAAGGGTGGAACCAATCAGATCCACGGCCTTGCGTATGAGTACCTCCGCAATCGCTACTTTGACGCCAACGATTTCTTCTCCAACCGCAACCATCTTAAGAAGCCGGAGAACAATCAAAACCAGTTCGGCGGCAACTTCGGCGGTCCCTTCCTTCATGACCGTCTCTTCGGTTTCTTCAACTACGAAGGCACTCGGATCAAGCAAGGTGTCTCGCGCATCGCGACTGTGCCGCTTCCCAATGAGCGAATCGGCGACTTCAGCACGGCAGCAGCGGCAGTCGCGGGTGTAGGCGCATATCCGATCATCTACGACCCCACTACCGGCCTTCCGTTTGCGAATAACCAGATCCCTTCGAGCCGCATCGATCCTGCGATCGCTGGCCTCATGGCGCTCTTCCCCCTCCCCAACGTGGCCGGCACCAAGAACAACAACTACGTCCGCAATGCGCTGGCGGTCGATAATACAAACAGCTATGACGGTCGTGTGGACTGGACTGCGTCCGCAGCCGATAACGTCTTCTTCCGCTATAGCTATTCGAACCGCTACCGATTCATCCCTGGCTATCTTGGTGGTATCGCGGATGGCACATCGACCTCTGCATGGGGCCGCCAGCATCTCAAGTCGCACAGCGCTGTCATCGGCTGGACGCACGTCTTTTCACCCAAGGTTGTGAACGATTTTCATCTTGGCTTCGTGCGCAACTACTCGGCGGCGCAGCAGGATCCGTTTGGCAAGAACGCTGCAAATCAGTATGTGCCCGGTATCCCCAACAATCCTGCAACCGCGGGAGGCGTACCCCTCACCTCATTCACCAATTTCGCATTCATCGGCTCTCCGGACTTTCTTCCCAAGTCGCAGGTGCCGCAGCAGTATGAGTGGGTAGATTCAGTTTCCCTCTCGTTGGGTGCGCATGCGCTGCGTATCGGCGGCACTCTCTTCGCGCCTATGCGTAATACCTTCCAGGATGAGCCCGGCACGCGCGGTGATCTTGGATTTACAGGCATCTTTACCTGCCAGCGCGGTGGCGCAAATAATCAGTGCCAGGGTAAGACCAACGTCACCAGCGGTCTTTCCTATGCGGACGGACTCCTGGGCTATGTGCAGTCTGCACAGCTTACCAATGTTCATTTTGTAGACCAGCGCCTCTGGATGGCCTCGGCATACGTTCAGGACGACTGGAAGGTTACGCCCAAGCTGACGCTGAACCTCGGCCTGCGCTACGACTTTGCTACGCCGGCGCTCGAAGGCCGCAACCAAATGGCAAACTTCGATCCAACGGCTAATGCTGGAGCCGGCGGCCTCGTCTTCGCTAAGAGCGGCTCGATGGAGAAGCGTGCACTGGTGGAGGTCAACAAGACTGACTTCGCCCCGCGTATCGGCATCGCCTATGCGGCGACTCCGACGACTGTGATCCGCGGCGGATACGGAATCTACTACTCTGCCTTTGAGCGTTTTGGCAGCGAAAACCAGCTCGCGTTGAATCCTCCGTTCCTCATCAACAAGTCACCAAGCGTCGCATCCAACGCCACAGCGCCGGTTTTCTTCGCGAAGAACGGGTTCCCCTCGAACTTCCTCGATCCATCCACGATCAACCTCAATCAGCTTCCGACGTACCACCTGCGTACTATGAATCCGCACGATCCAACACCGAACGTGCAGCAGTGGAGCTTCGGTTTGCAGCATCAATTCGCCACGAACTGGACCGGCGAGTTGAACTACGTGGGAACCAAGTCCACGCACCTTGATGTAATTCACGACCTGAATCAGCCAGCGATCACGAACCGTACCTCCAGTGGTGTCACGCCCTTCCCGAACTTCGGATACATCGAGTACACCAACTCGATCGGCTTCGGAAACTACAATGGGCTTGAGGCTACACTGACCCGTCGCTACAGCAACGGTCTCAGCCTGCATGCTGCATATACTTATTCGCGCAGCCTCGATAACACGCCGCAGGAGCTCGAGAGCAACTCCGGTGCGCCGCCGGATGGCAGCAACTTCTCCTCCTGGTATGGGCCCAGCGACTTCGACATTCCGCACCGTGTCGCTGTCAGCTACCTCTATGAGCTGCCCTTCGGCAAGGGCAAGAAGATGCTAACCAGCGGTCCGCTGTCCTATGTGGTGGGAGGCTGGCGCACTTCCGGTGTCTACACGTTTTACAGCGGCCACCCGTTCACGGTGAATTCCGGTGGCACACTGGCATCTGCTCTCGATAAAAATGGCCAGGCCACGGCGACTCCGATGCTGATCGGCACGCCGCACATGGTCAAGAACCCGAACTGCTGGTTCTTCGCTTCGCAGAACAAGCAATGCACTACGCTTGCGCCTGGTCTTACGGATGCCTATGCGCTTCCAGCCGTGGGCACATTTGGTAACAGTGGCCGTAACACTTTGCGCGGCCCTCACATCAACGTATTCGACGCTTCGCTGCTCAAGGAGTTTCCCATTGGGGAGCGGACCAATGTGGAGTTTCGCTGGGAGGTCTTCAACGTCACGAATACGCCGGAGTTCGGCCAGCCCAACAACAACCTGAGCAGTGGTGCCGTCGGCCAGATCACTACTCTTTCAGGAGATCCGCGCGTGATGCAGTTTGCGCTGCGGCTGTCCTTCTAA
- a CDS encoding DNA starvation/stationary phase protection protein — protein MKKSTATTQDLERKQRAPLATPTDLDAAATRDIAGTMNAILADVFALYLKTKNFHWHMSGPHFRDYHLLLDEQADQIFNMTDPIAERVRKLGGNTITSIGHISRLQRVLDNDAEYVEPEDMLAELREDSKALAARLREAHGVCDDHEDVATASLLEVWIDETERRTWFLFEASRHADSTEH, from the coding sequence ATGAAGAAATCAACTGCGACGACGCAAGACCTCGAGCGCAAACAGCGTGCTCCGTTAGCCACGCCAACTGATCTGGATGCAGCAGCAACCAGAGATATCGCCGGCACCATGAATGCTATTCTCGCGGATGTATTCGCTCTTTACCTCAAGACGAAAAACTTCCACTGGCACATGAGTGGACCCCACTTCCGTGACTATCATCTGCTGCTCGACGAACAGGCCGACCAGATCTTTAACATGACCGATCCTATTGCCGAGCGCGTGCGTAAACTGGGTGGGAACACAATCACGTCCATCGGTCACATCTCTCGCCTGCAACGTGTTCTGGATAATGATGCCGAGTACGTGGAGCCGGAGGACATGCTTGCTGAACTGCGGGAGGACAGCAAAGCTCTTGCTGCACGCCTGCGCGAGGCTCACGGCGTCTGCGATGATCATGAGGATGTCGCCACCGCCAGCTTGCTCGAAGTCTGGATTGATGAGACGGAGCGGCGTACCTGGTTCCTGTTTGAAGCAAGCCGTCACGCGGACTCCACTGAGCATTGA